From Danio aesculapii chromosome 18, fDanAes4.1, whole genome shotgun sequence, a single genomic window includes:
- the LOC130245783 gene encoding sodium- and chloride-dependent GABA transporter 2-like, with the protein MGKVKGQIEERGNWGSKTEFILAVAGIVIGLGNVWRFPYLCYKNGGGAFLVPYLVFVVTCGVPLFLLETAMGQYTQEGGITCWHRLCPLAEGIGYAGQLIVLYSCMYYIIILAWALFYLVFSFSPKLPWASCDNIWNTDACVNLAEKKLNLSTTMLVNSTSSVTEFWQHRVLALSGGIEEVGKINWEILLCLIVMWIICYFCVWKGVKSTGKVVYFTATFPYVMLLVLLIRGLTLPGAQQGVLFYLYPEPARLADPQVWMEAGAQIFFSYALGTASLTVLGSYNKYNYNCYRSSLWLCLLNSSTSVIAGFAVFSVLGFMAQKQGLPIEEVAESGPGLAFIAYPQAVAMMPFPQLWAACFFIMIILLGLDTQFVAMEVFMTSVIDLFPTVLRKAGRREIFLLLFCLFCFFGQLVMVTEGGMYVFQLFDYYACSGACLLFLCVFESLAMGWIFGAERMFVIIEDMTNSRPNYWFMLCWKYLTPIVSLASFVCSLVKYKPLTFNRWYVYPDWAYVLGWLLALSSILLVPVWALGRMFAGKGSLKQRWHHLCSPDTNLHFACKVQNKIQETTSTTETEDLFRSNTN; encoded by the exons ATGGGCAAAGTAAAAGGACAAATAGAAGAGAGGGGGAACTGGGGCAGTAAAACAGAGTTTATTCTAGCTGTGGCAGGGATTGTGATTGGACTGGGTAATGTGTGGAGGTTTCCTTATCTCTGCTACAAGAATGGAGGAG GGGCATTCCTAGTACCCTACCTGGTGTTTGTGGTGACCTGTGGGGTGCCTCTGTTCCTACTAGAGACGGCTATGGGACAGTACACACAGGAAGGGGGTATAACATGTTGGCATCGCCTCTGTCCACTGGCTGAGG GTATTGGTTATGCTGGACAGCTGATAGTGCTGTACAGCTGcatgtattatatcatcattcTGGCCTGGGCACTTTTCTACCTCGTATTCTCATTCAGTCCCAAACTGCCGTGGGCCAGTTGTGACAATATCTGGAACACAG aTGCTTGTGTGAATCtagctgaaaagaaattgaacCTAAGCACAACAATGCTGGTTAATTCAACCTCTTCAGTTACGGAGTTCTGGCA ACACAGAGTGTTGGCTTTGTCTGGAGGTATTGAGGAGGTCGGGAAGATCAACTGGGAGATTCTTCTGTGTCTCATTGTAATGTGGATCATTTGTTATTTCTGTGTCTGGAAAGGAGTCAAATCCACAGGCAAG GTGGTGTATTTCACAGCTACATTTCCTTACGTGATGCTGCTTGTGTTGCTGATTCGTGGTTTGACTCTTCCTGGAGCTCAGCAGGGGGTTTTGTTTTACTTGTACCCTGAACCGGCCCGTCTTGCTGACCCACAG GTTTGGATGGAAGCAGGAGCTCAGATCTTTTTCTCCTATGCTTTGGGTACAGCCTCTCTTACTGTATTAGGAAGCTACAATAAATATAACTACAACTGCTACAG GTCCAGTTTATGGCTTTGCCTGCTAAACAGCAGTACCAGTGTTATAGCTGGTTTTGCTGTGTTCTCAGTCTTGGGCTTCATGGCCCAAAAGCAAGGTCTCCCCATTGAGGAGGTAGCTGAATCAG GTCCAGGACTAGCATTCATTGCTTATCCACAGGCAGTAGCTATGATGCCTTTCCCTCAGTTGTGGGCTGCTTGTTTCTTCATCATGATTATTTTGCTAGGACTAGACACACAG TTTGTTGCAATGGAAGTTTTTATGACCTCAGTGATCGACCTGTTCCCCACGGTGCTGCGCAAAGCTGGACGTCGAGAAATATTCCTTCTGCTTTTCTGTCTATTTTGCTTCTTTGGCCAACTTGTGATGGTTACAGAG GGGGGGATGTATGTGTTCCAGTTGTTTGACTACTATGCCTGCAGTGGAGCCTGTCTTCTCTTCCTCTGTGTGTTTGAGTCTCTAGCCATGGGTTGGATCTTTG GGGCTGAGAGGATGTTTGTCATCATTGAGGACATGACAAACTCACGACCCAACTATTGGTTCATGCTGTGCTGGAAATACCTGACTCCTATTGTGTCCCTG GCATCATTTGTCTGCTCTTTGGTGAAGTACAAGCCCTTGACTTTTAACCGCTGGTATGTGTACCCGGACTGGGCATATGTACTAGGCTGGTTACTGGCTCTGTCCTCTATTCTGCTGGTGCCTGTATGGGCTCTTGGGCGAATGTTTGCTGGGAAAGGAAGTCTGAAACAG CGTTGGCATCACCTGTGTAGTCCCGATACCAATCTACATTTTGCCTGTAAggtacaaaacaaaatacaagaaACGACCTCTACCACAGAGACGGAAGACTTGTTCAGGAGCAACacaaactaa